In a genomic window of Allomeiothermus silvanus DSM 9946:
- a CDS encoding DUF3197 domain-containing protein: MEVLGVRGAPKQTLAALMEALKGARFPDLIVTFVTDWQDQRKKARYAVFVRGGKHPLLTMDAFGPAFGPEGDRALVELVQWLQDKGVRKWYESVIPPSEYAALFEIDPDDVYRQLAANANPSDPALYTHKGYASRM, encoded by the coding sequence ATGGAAGTCCTCGGCGTTCGTGGTGCACCCAAGCAGACCCTCGCGGCTCTCATGGAAGCACTCAAAGGTGCACGATTCCCCGACCTCATCGTCACTTTCGTGACCGATTGGCAGGATCAGCGCAAAAAAGCTCGTTACGCGGTATTTGTACGCGGTGGCAAGCACCCGCTGCTTACAATGGACGCCTTCGGCCCAGCCTTTGGCCCTGAGGGTGACCGGGCCCTGGTTGAACTGGTGCAGTGGCTACAAGACAAAGGCGTGCGCAAGTGGTATGAATCGGTGATACCCCCTTCAGAGTACGCTGCACTGTTTGAGATAGATCCCGACGATGTATACCGCCAACTAGCCGCCAACGCCAATCCCAGCGATCCGGCGCTATACACCCATAAAGGCTATGCTAGCCGGATGTGA
- a CDS encoding PD40 domain-containing protein produces the protein MRYKLGLLLGFFFLAWGVAQAEFPDPRQNWMTLETAHFRVHFSVGLEVLAGRAAAIAEEAYATLLEQFGEAPTKIDLVIEEGPDFSNGFADPVGNRVVIFTSRLRGADDFNMRLGWLRMVIVHELVHMVDLTQARGPFASLRRIFGRIVAPNAAKPQSFTEGLAVYEKFKTQGESRLNDAHTRMVLRQMVLDERFPPLDQTTQIYSRRAWPSAGLLVYNYTSWFLYYLEATYGPKTLRHLSDGLSAGGDLEAALYAVTGKGLDALYDDFTTWLPQQFAQEIAEIRQAGVSPAQPLTHRGYYAGFPAVGPGGIAYVHSSPERSGLRLFSAEGDRELVSGTLASPSWAPEGRALVYSKLLASGQRDLFRYELASGRATRLTRGERAYAASYAPDGRIFYATNTSDGSAQLKVLRPGAENGEEIIDFAHPTLPHLPQGASIHSLAVSPDGKRLALVLQTEDGFQNLYLLELENLRLTRLTQDRYQDSDPSWSPDGQYILFSSDPKRIYNLYAYRLVDGQFFQVSNVLSGAFFPVMQGASLVFVGYGSEGYNLYRMPFDLSAWRPMERPSQPLAAEPAAKPLPERPYNSFALLAPHFWLPYPIVGGAGVYFQGADPIGQHSYAVIAGWNAAQGWPVYGLSYTNRQFPPDISLQLEGDGPYNFQRLGLDYSGFGLSYTRDASSPTLPIKHGLEGTYTTNFSWREEDVRFAVRLDLQGGGYLREGLGSWAGGEAELSGSLCWGWPLPITQAPGAQRVNLRLAGGYSGAFLVVDQIALGGPSGRFAVRGLDPGELVGPLGLVGSVQWDFLLARVERRLPIVGFVDDTWMGLFTDAGWTRQGFRYGFGLELGVSASLVGFQAGLVGGIAYSPGGLGPKLYANLAVPLAY, from the coding sequence ATGAGGTACAAACTCGGCCTGCTTCTGGGCTTTTTCTTTCTGGCTTGGGGAGTGGCACAAGCGGAGTTCCCCGATCCTCGCCAGAACTGGATGACCCTGGAGACCGCTCACTTTCGCGTGCACTTCTCGGTAGGGCTCGAGGTCTTGGCCGGGCGAGCCGCCGCAATCGCTGAGGAGGCTTATGCCACCCTCCTCGAGCAGTTCGGGGAGGCTCCGACCAAGATCGACTTGGTGATCGAAGAAGGCCCCGATTTCTCTAACGGGTTTGCTGACCCGGTAGGGAACCGCGTGGTCATCTTCACCTCACGCTTGCGCGGGGCCGACGATTTCAACATGCGCTTGGGTTGGCTGCGCATGGTCATCGTTCACGAGCTGGTGCACATGGTGGACCTGACCCAAGCCCGTGGGCCCTTCGCTAGCCTTCGCCGCATCTTTGGCCGGATCGTGGCCCCCAACGCTGCCAAACCCCAGTCTTTCACCGAGGGCTTGGCAGTATACGAGAAATTCAAGACCCAAGGCGAATCCCGCCTCAACGATGCCCACACCCGCATGGTGCTGCGGCAGATGGTGCTGGACGAGCGGTTTCCTCCCCTCGACCAGACCACCCAGATCTACTCCCGTCGGGCCTGGCCCTCGGCGGGGTTGCTGGTTTACAACTACACCTCATGGTTTCTCTATTACCTCGAGGCTACCTATGGTCCAAAGACCCTGCGCCACCTCTCCGATGGCCTAAGCGCGGGCGGTGACCTGGAAGCGGCCTTATACGCGGTGACCGGGAAGGGTTTGGATGCTCTTTATGACGACTTCACCACCTGGCTTCCCCAGCAGTTCGCCCAGGAGATCGCTGAAATCCGCCAGGCCGGGGTGAGCCCGGCCCAACCGCTTACCCACCGGGGGTATTACGCCGGGTTCCCGGCGGTGGGGCCGGGCGGGATCGCCTATGTTCATTCCAGCCCGGAGCGCTCCGGGCTGCGTCTATTTTCAGCCGAGGGCGACCGGGAATTGGTTTCAGGAACGCTAGCCTCGCCTAGTTGGGCACCCGAGGGCAGAGCGTTGGTATATAGCAAGCTGCTGGCTTCTGGACAGCGGGACCTTTTTCGCTATGAACTTGCTTCGGGTCGTGCGACCCGGCTAACCCGGGGCGAGCGGGCCTACGCCGCCAGCTATGCCCCCGATGGGCGAATCTTCTATGCCACCAATACCTCTGACGGATCGGCCCAGCTCAAGGTTTTACGCCCTGGAGCAGAAAACGGGGAAGAGATTATAGACTTTGCTCATCCTACTTTGCCTCACCTCCCCCAAGGGGCTTCGATCCATTCCCTGGCGGTTTCTCCTGATGGGAAGCGCCTGGCTTTGGTGCTGCAGACTGAGGATGGGTTTCAGAATCTGTATCTGCTCGAGCTGGAGAACCTCCGCCTCACTCGGCTCACCCAGGACCGCTACCAAGATTCCGACCCTAGCTGGAGCCCCGACGGCCAGTACATTCTCTTCAGCTCCGATCCTAAGCGGATCTATAACCTCTATGCCTATCGGCTCGTGGATGGCCAGTTCTTCCAGGTCAGCAACGTGCTCTCGGGGGCTTTCTTCCCGGTGATGCAGGGGGCTAGCCTGGTGTTCGTGGGTTACGGCTCGGAGGGCTACAACCTTTACCGCATGCCCTTCGACCTCTCCGCCTGGAGGCCGATGGAGCGCCCAAGCCAACCCTTGGCCGCCGAGCCAGCAGCAAAACCCCTCCCGGAGCGACCGTACAACTCCTTCGCCCTGCTGGCCCCCCATTTCTGGCTGCCTTATCCGATAGTAGGCGGGGCCGGGGTTTACTTTCAGGGGGCTGACCCCATCGGACAGCACAGCTACGCGGTGATCGCGGGGTGGAATGCCGCCCAGGGTTGGCCGGTGTATGGCCTTAGCTACACCAACCGTCAGTTCCCGCCGGATATCTCATTACAGCTCGAGGGCGACGGCCCCTACAACTTCCAGCGCCTGGGCCTTGACTACTCGGGCTTCGGCCTGAGCTACACCCGCGACGCTTCTTCCCCGACCCTGCCGATCAAGCACGGGCTCGAGGGAACGTATACCACCAACTTTTCCTGGCGGGAAGAAGATGTACGCTTTGCCGTGCGGCTGGATTTGCAGGGCGGCGGCTACTTGCGCGAAGGGCTCGGGAGCTGGGCCGGAGGAGAGGCCGAACTCTCCGGCAGCCTGTGCTGGGGCTGGCCATTGCCGATCACCCAAGCCCCCGGCGCGCAACGGGTCAATCTGCGCCTTGCGGGGGGATATAGCGGAGCGTTCCTGGTGGTTGACCAGATTGCCCTGGGGGGGCCGTCTGGGCGCTTCGCGGTGCGCGGTCTGGATCCGGGCGAGTTGGTGGGTCCGCTTGGTTTGGTAGGTTCGGTACAGTGGGATTTTCTGCTGGCGCGCGTCGAGCGGAGGCTGCCTATCGTGGGTTTCGTGGATGATACCTGGATGGGTCTATTTACCGATGCTGGCTGGACCCGTCAAGGGTTTCGTTACGGCTTCGGCCTGGAGCTGGGGGTATCGGCCAGCCTAGTAGGGTTTCAGGCCGGGCTGGTGGGAGGAATCGCTTATTCGCCGGGTGGGCTCGGCCCCAAGTTATATGCCAACTTGGCTGTTCCGTTAGCGTATTGA
- a CDS encoding 4Fe-4S dicluster domain-containing protein, whose product MLSLSEKILFLIFAAAALYVGGMAFYRVYRAIARGKPENRFDHLATRLGKGLWIALTQQTVFKKRPWVSLLHAFVFYGFVFYLLVNLLDALEGYFPVVLRGGVWNGVNLIGDILTALILVGMVGLLLRRFVLRPADFTWNPKTPLHEKAPDGIRRDSLIVGGFILFHVGSRLLHKSAQAADLGPDPFQPVASAVGGWLGFLTPEEIVVAEHFFWWGALGSILVFLPYFARSKHIHLFLAPLNIAFKKEKPGALLPMDFERAEETGLGVAKLEDFSWPRLLDAYSCIQCNRCQEVCPAYTTGKALSPAAILISERYELNEILPMFAAGKESPRPLLDFATNEESIWACTTCNACIEVCPVGNEQMLHIVDIRRERVMMQGEFPAQLNNAFRGMERNGNPWNLSQDKRTAWAEGLPFEIPTIEQNPEAEVLYWVGCAPSYDPRAQKIARSMAEILQASGVSWAILGKREKCTGDAARRSGNEYLFAQMAEENVATLNAVMEAKPKTIVTTCPHCFHTLANEYKDFGGSYTVRHHTDFIAELVSQKKIAVGFSDGKVTFHDPCYLGRHNGILQEPRAVIQALGLELSEPPRHGKNSFCCGAGGAQFWKEEEPGAERVSSNRYRELKKTGATTIATGCPFCMAMMNVETAQEPEGQGMQVLDVAELVAQDLRKRQEAVEQAAD is encoded by the coding sequence ATGCTGAGCTTGAGCGAAAAAATCCTCTTTCTGATCTTTGCCGCAGCCGCCCTCTATGTGGGGGGAATGGCCTTCTACCGAGTTTACCGAGCCATCGCTAGGGGAAAGCCGGAGAATCGTTTTGATCACCTGGCCACGCGTCTAGGCAAGGGATTGTGGATCGCCCTGACCCAGCAGACGGTGTTCAAAAAGCGCCCCTGGGTGTCGCTTTTGCACGCCTTTGTGTTTTATGGTTTCGTCTTCTATTTGCTCGTAAACCTCCTCGATGCGCTCGAGGGATACTTTCCGGTGGTGCTGCGGGGAGGGGTGTGGAATGGAGTCAACCTCATTGGCGATATCCTCACCGCGCTGATTCTGGTAGGGATGGTGGGGCTTCTGTTGCGCCGCTTTGTGCTTCGCCCTGCCGACTTCACCTGGAATCCTAAAACCCCCTTGCACGAGAAGGCTCCTGACGGGATTCGCCGCGATTCGCTGATCGTGGGCGGCTTCATCCTTTTTCACGTGGGCTCGAGGCTCCTACATAAATCCGCCCAGGCCGCCGATTTGGGGCCCGACCCTTTTCAGCCGGTAGCTTCGGCAGTGGGCGGATGGCTGGGCTTCCTCACCCCGGAGGAGATTGTTGTTGCTGAGCACTTCTTCTGGTGGGGGGCCCTGGGCTCGATCCTGGTGTTCTTGCCCTACTTCGCCCGCAGCAAGCACATCCACCTCTTCCTGGCCCCCCTTAACATCGCCTTCAAGAAGGAAAAGCCCGGGGCTTTGCTGCCGATGGACTTTGAGCGGGCCGAGGAAACCGGCTTGGGGGTAGCCAAGCTGGAGGATTTCTCCTGGCCTCGCCTCCTCGATGCGTACTCGTGCATCCAGTGCAACCGCTGCCAGGAGGTCTGCCCGGCTTACACCACCGGTAAGGCCCTTTCTCCAGCGGCTATACTGATCTCCGAGCGCTACGAACTCAACGAGATCTTGCCGATGTTCGCCGCCGGGAAGGAGAGCCCCCGTCCGCTTTTGGACTTTGCCACCAACGAAGAGTCTATCTGGGCTTGTACCACCTGTAACGCCTGCATCGAGGTCTGTCCGGTAGGTAATGAGCAGATGCTGCACATCGTGGACATTCGCCGCGAGCGGGTGATGATGCAGGGCGAATTCCCTGCTCAGCTCAATAACGCTTTCCGGGGCATGGAGCGCAACGGCAACCCCTGGAACCTATCCCAAGACAAGCGCACTGCCTGGGCCGAAGGGTTGCCTTTCGAGATCCCCACCATTGAGCAAAACCCCGAGGCTGAGGTGCTCTACTGGGTGGGTTGCGCTCCCAGCTACGACCCCCGCGCCCAGAAGATCGCCCGCAGCATGGCCGAGATCTTGCAGGCCAGTGGTGTGTCCTGGGCTATCCTGGGAAAGCGGGAGAAGTGCACCGGCGATGCCGCCCGGCGCTCTGGCAACGAGTACCTCTTCGCACAGATGGCCGAGGAGAACGTGGCTACGCTCAACGCCGTGATGGAGGCCAAACCCAAGACCATCGTCACCACCTGCCCGCACTGTTTTCACACCCTCGCCAACGAATACAAGGACTTTGGCGGGAGCTACACCGTACGGCATCACACCGACTTCATCGCCGAGCTGGTTTCCCAGAAGAAAATCGCGGTGGGTTTTTCGGATGGCAAGGTCACCTTTCACGATCCGTGTTACTTGGGCCGCCACAACGGCATTCTCCAGGAGCCCCGCGCCGTCATCCAAGCCCTGGGCCTCGAGCTTTCCGAACCTCCCCGCCACGGTAAAAACAGCTTCTGCTGCGGGGCCGGTGGAGCCCAGTTCTGGAAGGAGGAGGAACCCGGAGCCGAGCGGGTCTCGAGCAACCGTTACCGGGAACTCAAAAAGACCGGGGCCACCACCATCGCCACCGGCTGTCCCTTCTGTATGGCGATGATGAACGTAGAGACTGCCCAGGAACCGGAGGGGCAGGGGATGCAGGTGCTAGACGTAGCCGAGTTGGTAGCCCAGGATTTGCGCAAACGCCAGGAGGCCGTGGAGCAGGCCGCCGATTGA
- a CDS encoding ABC transporter ATP-binding protein, whose amino-acid sequence MQTAVKLEHLSCHFGSVRAVDDVSLEIYAGEFFSMLGPSGSGKTTCLRLIGGFEAPSHGRIVLFGQDASKLPPYARDVNTVFQDYALFPHMNVRDNVAYALMVRGIGRAERYRRAEEMLELVKLAGFGDRRPSQLSGGQRQRVALARALINRPKLLLLDEPLGALDLKLREEMQIELKALQRQLGITFVYVTHDQGEALSMSDRVAVFNQGKIEQLDSPKGLYEYPKTEFVARFVGSANVLEGRQIGQKEGKYALRPERICIRPGSEKGPNRLVGELLDIHYLGAQVRYEVRVDGQRITAIASSDEIGLGIGSPVTLSWELSALRPLEEGVRSAEEVS is encoded by the coding sequence ATGCAAACGGCTGTCAAACTCGAGCACCTCTCCTGCCACTTCGGTTCGGTGCGGGCGGTGGACGATGTGAGTCTGGAGATCTATGCGGGAGAGTTCTTCTCGATGCTGGGACCTTCCGGTTCGGGCAAGACCACCTGCTTGCGCCTGATCGGGGGGTTTGAGGCCCCCAGCCATGGGCGCATCGTGCTTTTCGGGCAGGACGCAAGCAAGCTTCCGCCCTATGCCCGTGACGTGAATACGGTTTTTCAAGACTACGCGCTCTTTCCCCACATGAACGTGCGGGACAACGTAGCCTATGCGTTGATGGTGCGTGGGATAGGCCGGGCCGAGCGCTATCGGCGGGCCGAGGAGATGCTCGAGCTGGTTAAGCTGGCAGGCTTCGGAGATCGCCGCCCTAGCCAACTTTCGGGCGGGCAGCGGCAGCGGGTAGCTTTGGCCCGGGCGCTTATCAACCGGCCTAAGCTACTCCTGCTGGACGAGCCGCTGGGAGCTTTAGACCTGAAGCTGCGCGAGGAGATGCAGATCGAACTCAAAGCCCTCCAACGCCAGCTAGGGATCACCTTCGTCTACGTCACCCACGACCAGGGGGAAGCCCTTTCCATGTCGGATCGGGTGGCGGTGTTCAACCAGGGTAAGATCGAGCAACTGGATAGCCCCAAAGGGCTTTACGAATATCCCAAGACCGAGTTCGTAGCCCGCTTTGTGGGCAGTGCGAACGTGCTCGAGGGCCGCCAGATCGGGCAGAAAGAGGGCAAATACGCCCTTCGCCCCGAACGCATCTGCATCCGGCCGGGCAGCGAAAAGGGACCTAACCGCTTGGTAGGCGAACTGCTCGATATCCACTATCTGGGGGCGCAAGTTCGCTACGAAGTGCGCGTGGATGGGCAGCGCATCACGGCGATTGCTTCCTCAGACGAGATAGGTTTGGGTATTGGCAGCCCGGTGACGCTGAGCTGGGAGCTGAGCGCCCTGCGACCGCTCGAGGAAGGGGTCCGGTCTGCTGAGGAGGTCT
- a CDS encoding N-acetylmuramoyl-L-alanine amidase family protein yields the protein MKRFLRVAVWGLVAGALAWAQLSAPRIGNHPGYTRVVLDLPPGVTYTLEPLGPALRITLPGQSVVPVITQVNLPELTGYALEQKGSNAVLTLLTPQGVGPSSGYKLSLLPAASGNGQRLVLDLSGAFVDLIPLEALPTFSFVKASGKRFSVVLDPGHGGPDPGAMGYVTEKVVTLEVAKRSASYLQAAGVEVTLTRSEDKAFSADKRTDLAARLALAEGKNLYVSIHANAAPPAKAEEWCGIEVFYFGPAAKPFYPLAAPLWPNVSQIARAAPPTDPGAVTSVVASLPPTPPLPIASASPSESTSPAVAPSPPEPAAPAPPNAGTISDGFDSAVVMEATEGITPISPPSTLPALLPTISASQRVSLSQGLAVKVMSYLLGSSTATGRGVRVADFYVNKFAPVPSILVEVGYVTHPIEGMNLRNPDYLERLAYGIARGVLEYLENDYPAR from the coding sequence ATGAAGCGCTTTTTGCGAGTGGCCGTGTGGGGGCTGGTGGCGGGGGCCTTGGCTTGGGCGCAGCTTTCGGCTCCTCGGATCGGCAACCATCCGGGCTATACGCGGGTAGTACTCGACCTCCCGCCCGGGGTGACTTACACCCTCGAGCCCCTAGGCCCAGCCCTGCGCATCACCCTACCCGGGCAGTCGGTAGTTCCGGTTATTACCCAGGTCAACCTACCCGAACTCACCGGGTATGCCCTCGAGCAAAAAGGCTCCAATGCCGTGCTTACGCTGCTCACCCCGCAGGGGGTGGGGCCCAGTTCAGGGTATAAGCTCTCGCTGCTTCCTGCCGCTAGCGGGAACGGCCAACGACTGGTGCTGGACCTCTCGGGGGCTTTCGTGGACCTGATTCCCCTCGAGGCTCTGCCCACCTTCAGCTTTGTCAAAGCCAGCGGGAAGCGTTTCTCGGTGGTTTTAGACCCCGGCCATGGCGGCCCAGATCCTGGCGCGATGGGGTACGTCACGGAAAAGGTGGTGACCCTGGAGGTAGCTAAGCGCTCAGCAAGCTATTTGCAGGCCGCGGGCGTGGAGGTGACCCTGACCCGTAGCGAGGATAAGGCTTTCTCCGCCGACAAGCGCACCGACTTAGCGGCGCGCCTCGCTTTAGCCGAGGGCAAAAACCTCTATGTCTCGATCCACGCCAACGCCGCCCCACCCGCCAAGGCAGAGGAGTGGTGTGGGATCGAGGTCTTCTACTTCGGTCCTGCGGCGAAGCCCTTTTACCCCTTAGCTGCCCCACTCTGGCCCAACGTTTCACAAATCGCCCGGGCGGCCCCACCTACCGACCCTGGGGCGGTTACCTCGGTCGTCGCTTCGCTGCCGCCTACGCCCCCGCTCCCGATTGCTTCGGCTTCTCCTTCCGAAAGCACGTCACCTGCCGTTGCCCCCTCGCCTCCTGAACCGGCGGCTCCAGCCCCACCCAATGCAGGCACGATATCCGATGGGTTTGACTCCGCTGTGGTGATGGAGGCCACTGAAGGAATTACGCCGATCTCCCCCCCGTCCACCCTGCCAGCCCTGCTTCCCACGATTAGTGCCAGCCAGCGCGTTTCTCTCTCACAAGGGCTTGCCGTCAAGGTGATGTCGTACTTGCTCGGCTCGAGCACCGCTACAGGCCGTGGCGTGCGGGTGGCCGATTTTTACGTCAACAAGTTTGCCCCGGTGCCTTCGATCCTGGTGGAGGTCGGCTACGTCACCCACCCCATCGAAGGAATGAACCTGCGCAACCCCGACTACCTCGAGCGGCTGGCCTACGGGATCGCGCGGGGTGTGCTGGAGTATTTGGAAAACGACTACCCAGCGCGGTGA
- a CDS encoding transposase has product MNLPRPMVKAVEAMMKAADTRSCWGIAEGCKYAHDSIYRALEVELERYFTCCLALLKRLGGLGKGYLILDDVVIACWQRGLLDLPKVMDTSTGQYVWGFCVVVLLWTNGWIRLPLAFRGCWSDEGEGRNKHTLAMELLLWAVEQGFKPEYVLFDAGYASKELLRKIHGLGWSPDYARTDCWTVASANTMDRLSGSKRADSKV; this is encoded by the coding sequence ATGAATCTACCACGCCCGATGGTAAAGGCTGTTGAAGCAATGATGAAAGCTGCGGATACCCGAAGCTGCTGGGGGATAGCAGAGGGATGTAAATATGCCCATGACAGCATTTATCGAGCTTTGGAGGTGGAGCTGGAGCGGTATTTCACGTGCTGTTTGGCCTTGTTGAAGCGGTTAGGAGGGTTAGGGAAGGGCTATCTGATCTTGGATGACGTGGTGATTGCCTGCTGGCAACGGGGGCTACTGGATTTACCTAAGGTTATGGACACTTCCACAGGGCAGTATGTGTGGGGTTTTTGTGTGGTGGTGCTGCTGTGGACGAATGGATGGATTCGTCTGCCGCTGGCCTTTCGGGGGTGTTGGAGTGATGAAGGTGAAGGGCGAAACAAACACACTCTGGCCATGGAACTGCTGTTGTGGGCGGTGGAGCAAGGGTTCAAACCCGAGTACGTGCTGTTTGATGCAGGGTACGCCTCCAAGGAGCTGTTGAGAAAGATTCATGGACTCGGGTGGTCACCAGACTACGCAAGAACCGATTGCTGGACGGTCGCCAGCGCAAACACCATGGATCGCCTTTCTGGGTCAAAGAGGGCAGACTCAAAGGTCTAG
- a CDS encoding LysR family transcriptional regulator — protein MQISLKQLVYFIAVAESGSISRALTSLNVTQSVVTEAIKKLEDTLGTELFTRHARGMVLTHAGHQFLRHAHEVLATLRNAEQAIRERPDTMTGKLNLGVTSLVTAYYLPYLLDRFERVFPGVEVAIVEDRRGYIEHLLIGGELDVAVMNVSSVDKQAIQTRTLLRAPWRVWLAANHPLAQKEAIRLEELHAERFLALKNDELEEVTQQIYRLSRFPKIAVRTDSIEAMRSLVAVGIGVAVLPNLMYRPWSLEGDRLESRPLVEELPRLEIGVAWRKGSALSETARQFLIIVAEHAKVQDAGTLDGASSGLRP, from the coding sequence ATGCAGATATCGCTCAAACAGCTGGTGTACTTCATCGCGGTGGCCGAATCGGGTTCGATCTCCAGAGCCCTTACCTCCCTCAACGTCACCCAGTCAGTCGTCACCGAGGCCATCAAGAAGCTCGAGGACACCCTGGGCACCGAACTCTTCACCCGGCATGCACGCGGCATGGTGCTGACCCACGCCGGGCACCAGTTCTTGCGCCACGCCCATGAGGTGCTGGCCACCTTGCGCAACGCTGAGCAAGCCATCCGTGAGCGGCCCGACACCATGACCGGCAAGCTTAACTTAGGGGTCACCAGCCTGGTCACGGCCTATTATTTGCCCTATCTCCTGGACCGCTTCGAGCGGGTTTTCCCCGGCGTGGAGGTTGCGATCGTCGAGGATCGGCGGGGTTACATAGAGCATCTGCTCATCGGTGGCGAACTCGACGTGGCGGTGATGAACGTCTCGAGCGTGGATAAACAGGCTATCCAGACACGCACTCTCTTGCGGGCTCCCTGGCGGGTTTGGTTGGCGGCCAACCATCCCCTAGCCCAAAAAGAGGCTATCCGGCTCGAGGAGTTGCACGCGGAACGTTTCTTGGCCCTCAAGAACGATGAACTCGAGGAGGTCACCCAGCAGATATACCGCCTAAGCCGTTTTCCTAAGATCGCTGTGCGCACCGACTCTATCGAGGCCATGCGCAGCCTGGTGGCGGTGGGGATCGGGGTAGCAGTGCTGCCTAACCTCATGTACCGCCCCTGGAGCCTGGAGGGGGATCGGCTGGAGTCGCGGCCTCTGGTGGAAGAATTGCCCAGGCTCGAGATCGGCGTGGCTTGGCGCAAAGGCAGTGCCCTCTCCGAGACTGCCCGACAATTCCTGATCATCGTAGCCGAACATGCCAAGGTGCAGGATGCGGGCACTTTGGATGGGGCATCCTCCGGCCTGAGGCCGTAG
- a CDS encoding ABC transporter substrate-binding protein, whose translation MQRRWWVWGLVIMAGLSMAQLPANRAKQSLGKTEGKLNIIAWAGYIENGSSDKAYDWVTPFEKATGCKVSVKVAGSSDEMVALMNQGGYDLVTASGDASLRLIYGNKVQPINWNLIPSTKNLDKRLINAPWYTVNGVRYGVPYQFGLNVLAYNTKVFPTPPDSWKVVFEEMILPDGKSNKGRIQAYYGPIYIADAALYLMKTKPELGIKDPYELTEAQYQEALKLLRQQRALVQRYWNDANAQVQDFTNEGVVAAPTWPFQVNTLKANKQPIDSVVPKEGATGWADTTMMHADAKNPNCAYKWLEWSLNPKVQGDVAAWFGSNPVVPQGCTASKLLGAEGCKANGYQDFDKIYFWKTPIASCKSQGGKCVPYSRWVSDYVAIQGGR comes from the coding sequence ATGCAAAGACGATGGTGGGTGTGGGGTTTGGTAATTATGGCCGGTTTGTCGATGGCCCAGCTTCCAGCCAACCGGGCCAAGCAGTCATTGGGCAAAACCGAGGGCAAGCTCAACATCATCGCCTGGGCTGGATATATAGAAAACGGCTCGAGCGACAAGGCTTATGACTGGGTTACCCCTTTCGAAAAAGCCACCGGTTGTAAAGTGAGCGTCAAAGTAGCGGGTTCTTCTGACGAGATGGTGGCGTTGATGAACCAAGGAGGCTACGACTTGGTGACCGCCTCGGGGGATGCCTCCTTGCGGCTCATCTACGGCAACAAGGTCCAGCCCATCAACTGGAACCTTATCCCCAGCACCAAGAACCTTGACAAGCGGTTGATCAATGCGCCTTGGTACACGGTAAACGGCGTGCGCTACGGGGTTCCCTATCAGTTTGGCCTGAACGTGCTGGCCTACAATACCAAGGTCTTTCCCACTCCTCCGGATAGCTGGAAGGTAGTCTTCGAGGAGATGATCCTGCCCGACGGCAAATCCAACAAGGGCCGTATTCAGGCCTACTATGGCCCCATCTACATCGCTGACGCGGCGCTTTACCTGATGAAGACCAAGCCCGAACTGGGCATCAAAGACCCGTACGAACTCACCGAGGCCCAGTACCAAGAAGCCCTAAAGCTGCTTCGGCAGCAGCGCGCCTTGGTGCAGCGTTACTGGAACGATGCCAACGCCCAGGTGCAGGACTTTACCAACGAAGGTGTGGTGGCCGCACCTACCTGGCCCTTCCAGGTGAACACCCTCAAGGCCAACAAGCAACCCATCGATAGCGTGGTTCCCAAGGAAGGGGCTACCGGCTGGGCCGACACTACCATGATGCACGCTGACGCCAAGAACCCTAACTGTGCCTACAAGTGGCTCGAGTGGAGCCTCAACCCCAAGGTGCAAGGCGATGTGGCGGCCTGGTTCGGATCGAACCCAGTAGTCCCGCAGGGGTGTACTGCCAGCAAGCTCTTGGGGGCGGAAGGTTGCAAAGCCAACGGCTACCAGGACTTCGACAAGATTTACTTCTGGAAGACCCCCATCGCCTCTTGTAAAAGCCAAGGCGGGAAGTGCGTTCCGTATAGCCGATGGGTCTCGGATTACGTGGCCATCCAAGGGGGAAGGTGA
- a CDS encoding metal-sulfur cluster assembly factor, which translates to MSEAVLPTKEQVLEALKVVKDPEIPVNVVDLGLVYDVEIKETGDVEITMTLTAIGCPAQDIVKADAEIAVMRLAGVNSVNVEFIWSPPWTPAKMTEDGKRQMRMFGFNV; encoded by the coding sequence ATGAGCGAGGCAGTTTTACCTACTAAGGAACAGGTATTAGAAGCCCTCAAGGTGGTCAAGGATCCGGAGATCCCTGTAAATGTAGTGGACTTGGGCTTGGTATACGACGTGGAGATCAAGGAAACCGGGGACGTAGAGATCACCATGACCCTTACCGCCATCGGCTGCCCAGCCCAGGATATTGTTAAAGCCGATGCCGAGATCGCGGTAATGCGGCTGGCTGGGGTAAATTCGGTGAACGTGGAGTTTATCTGGTCCCCACCTTGGACCCCGGCCAAGATGACCGAGGACGGCAAACGGCAGATGCGGATGTTCGGCTTTAACGTCTGA